Proteins from a genomic interval of uncultured Methanocorpusculum sp.:
- a CDS encoding 4Fe-4S binding protein has product MIHIRRDVCGYCGACVSVCPRGALELIDAYLTVDKTLCKNKCKICFTVCPLGAIELEEQ; this is encoded by the coding sequence ATGATTCATATTCGACGAGATGTCTGCGGATACTGCGGTGCGTGTGTTTCCGTGTGTCCGAGAGGGGCCCTCGAACTCATCGATGCCTATCTGACCGTTGATAAGACCCTCTGCAAAAACAAATGCAAGATTTGTTTTACCGTTTGCCCGCTCGGCGCAATCGAACTGGAGGAACAATGA
- a CDS encoding translation initiation factor IF-5A, producing MKEQTEVGKLKEGRYVVVDDEPCKIQSISISKPGKHGAAKSRLDVVGLFDGQKRSVVSPTSATVYAPIVERKTGQILTIAGNVVTFMDMKDFNNFELVIEDEHILETFQPAQEVPYIESLGKRKLDL from the coding sequence ATGAAGGAACAGACTGAAGTTGGAAAACTGAAAGAAGGTCGTTACGTTGTCGTTGACGATGAGCCATGCAAGATCCAGAGCATCTCCATCTCCAAACCGGGAAAACACGGAGCAGCAAAGTCAAGATTAGACGTTGTCGGTCTCTTTGACGGACAGAAACGCTCGGTTGTCTCCCCGACCTCGGCAACCGTCTATGCACCGATTGTAGAGAGAAAGACCGGACAGATTCTGACGATCGCAGGAAACGTTGTCACGTTCATGGATATGAAAGACTTCAATAACTTTGAACTGGTTATCGAGGATGAGCACATTCTGGAAACCTTCCAGCCGGCTCAGGAAGTTCCCTACATCGAGTCACTCGGCAAGCGCAAGCTTGACCTCTAA
- a CDS encoding META domain-containing protein, which translates to MKHTTLVFSALVIIGAVIFAAGCISPESESLDGSWILTGIGSDNVSVIGDITLGINDSNISGNSVVNNYFGKITLGPDGKCSISDIGSTKMAGPANLMTQEQQYYNALKNVTGYTIIDGNLVMTDSGGKILLTFADAASIPTGSWILDNNTAVTINFLPDGTVNGRAPVNLYFGTYMFSANNGLVFSAIGSTLIAGEEQPMLEESAFFAALQNVSGYKIVDGSLVLSDKSGTTLLTFTKTPAIVGKWLLASDNNVTVTFNPNGSFGGQAPVNVYGGSYTTSGNTLSIGDDVISTMMAGTEEQMQAESAFFAALKNAAGYSIVDSHLIITDENGKELLTFVQA; encoded by the coding sequence ATGAAGCACACAACACTCGTGTTCTCAGCTCTCGTAATAATCGGAGCTGTAATATTTGCTGCAGGATGCATCAGTCCTGAAAGCGAATCCCTTGATGGGAGCTGGATTCTCACAGGTATCGGTAGTGACAATGTATCGGTCATTGGTGATATTACTCTTGGAATAAACGACTCAAATATCTCCGGAAACAGCGTGGTAAATAACTACTTTGGTAAGATCACCCTTGGTCCTGACGGAAAATGTAGCATCAGCGATATTGGATCAACTAAAATGGCGGGTCCTGCTAATCTGATGACACAGGAGCAGCAGTACTACAATGCGCTCAAAAACGTAACCGGCTATACGATCATTGATGGTAATTTGGTTATGACGGACAGTGGCGGGAAAATCCTCCTGACCTTTGCTGATGCAGCAAGCATCCCAACCGGTAGTTGGATCCTTGATAATAATACTGCGGTGACTATCAATTTCCTTCCAGATGGCACGGTTAACGGTCGCGCTCCGGTGAACCTCTACTTTGGTACTTACATGTTTTCCGCTAACAATGGGCTTGTCTTCTCTGCGATTGGGTCTACGCTGATTGCTGGAGAGGAACAGCCGATGCTGGAGGAATCTGCATTCTTCGCAGCTCTTCAGAACGTTTCCGGCTATAAGATTGTTGACGGATCGCTTGTTCTCTCTGACAAAAGCGGCACTACCCTTCTAACCTTCACAAAAACGCCGGCAATCGTTGGAAAATGGCTCCTTGCCTCCGATAATAATGTCACCGTTACCTTCAACCCCAACGGTTCGTTCGGAGGTCAGGCACCAGTCAACGTCTACGGCGGGTCCTACACAACATCCGGGAACACCCTCTCTATCGGCGATGACGTCATCTCCACAATGATGGCCGGAACCGAAGAGCAGATGCAGGCCGAGTCTGCATTCTTCGCTGCGCTTAAAAATGCAGCAGGTTACTCGATCGTTGATTCACACTTAATCATCACCGACGAGAATGGAAAGGAACTCCTGACCTTTGTTCAGGCATAA
- a CDS encoding DUF169 domain-containing protein — protein sequence MTDYAKISETLKETLHLVGSPVAVKLVSSPDKLPAGVPEIEEVVRHCGMVSLARQGKIFYAPDSKHQCGGGAWVLGLREIGESMDSGEHYFRLGKYSSLGASKRTVYNVPALPQNTYATVYVPLEKATFVPDVVIIFANPFAMLKLAQASLYRLGGRLYPEFAGIQSVCSDATAYVYQNGEPNFSLGCDGSRKFSGIADDEMVAGFPVERIEELAEAVLKVTAAPGSKK from the coding sequence ATGACAGATTATGCAAAAATCTCGGAGACTCTCAAGGAAACCCTTCACCTCGTGGGTTCCCCGGTCGCGGTAAAACTGGTTTCATCGCCTGACAAGCTTCCAGCCGGCGTCCCGGAGATCGAAGAGGTCGTTCGTCACTGTGGAATGGTCTCTCTTGCACGCCAGGGAAAAATTTTCTACGCGCCCGATTCCAAGCATCAGTGCGGCGGGGGAGCATGGGTCCTTGGTCTGCGCGAAATCGGCGAGTCGATGGATTCGGGAGAGCATTACTTCAGACTTGGAAAATACAGCTCACTCGGCGCGAGCAAAAGAACGGTGTACAATGTTCCTGCTCTTCCGCAGAACACCTATGCTACCGTCTATGTCCCTCTGGAAAAAGCGACCTTCGTTCCGGATGTCGTGATCATCTTCGCCAATCCGTTTGCGATGCTGAAACTTGCCCAGGCATCTCTCTATAGACTCGGCGGCCGTCTGTATCCAGAATTTGCCGGTATCCAGTCGGTTTGTTCCGATGCTACGGCGTATGTGTATCAGAACGGAGAGCCAAACTTCTCTCTCGGCTGTGACGGTTCCCGGAAATTCTCCGGCATTGCCGATGACGAAATGGTTGCCGGTTTCCCGGTCGAAAGAATCGAGGAGCTTGCAGAAGCCGTGTTAAAGGTAACTGCCGCGCCCGGCTCGAAAAAATAA
- a CDS encoding NAD(+)/NADH kinase: MKICIVSRIDLKEPVELAQSLGWMLRDQGHDVVYEQSVAAELGYAPVSLSKDFSADLIVVLGGDGSVLRTIRMLDHQIPVVGINQGQVGFLTDIERDKAEKILNSLSLPLPLDPRMRISIEYNGRSVGSALNEAVIVTSRPAKILKFMVFVNGRQIDEFRADGLIIGTPTGSTAYAMSAGGPIVDSTIEAMLLVPLAPYMLSSRPYLINSISEVEIRLVSVKPALLVIDGQDQYEIGENATLLIRKSPDPALFVDVGRGFFDKVEQKLRLL, from the coding sequence ATGAAAATCTGTATCGTATCCCGGATCGATCTGAAAGAACCGGTTGAACTTGCCCAGTCTCTTGGATGGATGCTCCGCGATCAGGGACATGATGTCGTGTATGAACAGTCGGTCGCCGCCGAACTGGGATATGCCCCAGTCTCGCTGTCCAAAGATTTTTCAGCCGATCTGATCGTCGTTCTCGGCGGTGACGGAAGTGTGCTTCGAACCATCAGAATGCTGGATCATCAGATCCCCGTCGTTGGGATCAACCAGGGCCAGGTCGGGTTCCTGACGGATATCGAACGGGATAAAGCCGAAAAGATCCTAAACTCCCTCTCTCTGCCTCTCCCGCTCGATCCCCGCATGCGTATATCTATCGAATACAACGGAAGGTCCGTTGGTTCCGCACTCAACGAGGCGGTCATCGTGACCTCACGCCCGGCAAAAATTCTGAAGTTTATGGTGTTCGTCAACGGCAGACAGATCGACGAGTTCCGTGCCGACGGCCTGATCATAGGAACACCGACCGGTTCTACCGCGTATGCAATGAGTGCCGGGGGGCCGATCGTCGACTCGACGATTGAAGCCATGCTTCTCGTCCCTCTTGCGCCCTACATGCTTTCATCCCGTCCGTATCTGATAAACTCTATCAGCGAAGTCGAGATCCGTCTCGTCTCCGTCAAACCCGCGCTTCTGGTGATCGACGGACAGGATCAGTATGAGATTGGTGAAAATGCCACGCTGCTTATTCGCAAATCTCCGGATCCGGCTCTGTTTGTTGACGTGGGCAGAGGATTTTTCGACAAGGTCGAACAGAAATTACGTCTTCTATGA
- the speB gene encoding agmatinase, with product MQSFSNTLFADAESEYSDASYGIFGVPFDGTTSFKAGCRDAPAAIRQASYNIETYNPYYDMELPDIPFHDMGDIYAECLPDLVVAQVEDVVLDLMKDGKIPIMIGGEHSITIGAVRALSPTWYVVCDAHLDMQDEYRGSPFNHDCVTARVSEITQNIIILGARSGARDEFATAREKYHLYTADDIKERGIRSVLYEITAMIGDAALYLSIDADSIDCCLTPGLGTPEPFGLTPGDVRDVVRALSKNAVGFDYVEVLPNEAGQTAMVAAHIIREFIAGHACGSK from the coding sequence ATGCAGTCTTTCTCTAACACTCTTTTTGCTGATGCTGAAAGTGAATATTCAGATGCATCATATGGGATATTTGGCGTTCCCTTCGATGGGACAACCTCTTTTAAAGCGGGATGCAGAGATGCGCCTGCAGCGATACGTCAGGCATCATACAACATCGAGACGTACAATCCCTATTACGATATGGAGCTCCCTGATATTCCGTTCCACGATATGGGGGATATTTATGCCGAATGTCTGCCCGACCTCGTAGTTGCCCAGGTGGAGGATGTTGTTCTCGATCTGATGAAAGACGGGAAGATCCCGATAATGATCGGCGGAGAGCATTCAATAACGATAGGTGCCGTCAGAGCTCTGTCCCCAACTTGGTATGTTGTCTGTGATGCCCATTTGGATATGCAGGATGAATATCGGGGCTCCCCATTTAACCACGACTGCGTAACCGCACGCGTGAGCGAGATCACACAAAATATCATTATTCTTGGGGCGCGAAGCGGAGCACGAGACGAGTTTGCGACTGCCCGAGAAAAGTATCATCTCTATACAGCTGATGATATCAAGGAACGGGGGATCCGATCCGTGCTGTATGAGATTACCGCGATGATCGGGGATGCGGCCCTGTATCTTTCGATCGATGCAGATTCCATCGACTGCTGTCTGACTCCGGGGCTTGGAACACCTGAACCGTTCGGGCTTACGCCAGGGGATGTGCGTGACGTTGTCAGAGCTCTTTCTAAAAACGCCGTCGGGTTCGATTATGTAGAGGTGCTTCCAAACGAAGCAGGTCAAACTGCGATGGTTGCAGCCCATATTATCCGCGAATTCATTGCCGGTCATGCCTGCGGATCGAAATGA
- a CDS encoding nitroreductase family protein: MTNLAESIQINYGICTTCGACVKACPNNIIQRDADASPIVHPGPECISCGHCIAICPSGAMTIPQETEEAGFADPAILARHLRSRRSIRLWKDSPVTNEECEELIRITAHAPSGCNLHPVKWVVVNDPAKVKAFVAASAELLRNVPKDNPMYGLAAGILRKLDAGNDILCRNAPALLIAVANPKEDLGLVDSIISLTYADVYAPSIGLGTCWAGFVMILLGVFPPLEKILGIPEGYKAQFALLAGHPQYAFTQIPPRDMPEIFWT, encoded by the coding sequence ATGACCAATCTGGCCGAAAGCATCCAAATAAACTACGGGATATGCACGACCTGCGGAGCCTGCGTCAAAGCATGCCCAAACAACATCATTCAGCGTGACGCCGACGCGTCACCGATCGTTCATCCCGGCCCGGAGTGCATATCCTGCGGGCACTGTATCGCGATCTGCCCAAGCGGCGCCATGACGATTCCGCAAGAGACGGAAGAGGCAGGATTTGCTGATCCTGCGATCCTTGCACGCCACCTCAGATCGCGCCGGTCAATCCGTCTCTGGAAAGACAGCCCCGTAACAAACGAAGAGTGCGAAGAGCTGATTAGAATCACCGCTCATGCACCCTCGGGCTGCAATCTCCACCCGGTCAAATGGGTCGTCGTGAACGATCCCGCAAAAGTGAAGGCATTCGTCGCTGCCTCTGCCGAACTATTGAGGAATGTTCCAAAGGATAATCCCATGTACGGCCTTGCTGCCGGAATCCTGAGAAAACTGGATGCAGGAAACGACATTCTCTGCAGAAATGCACCGGCACTTCTCATCGCGGTCGCAAATCCCAAGGAAGATTTAGGTCTTGTTGACAGTATTATCTCTCTGACCTATGCGGACGTCTATGCCCCGTCAATAGGACTTGGCACCTGCTGGGCCGGATTTGTGATGATCCTTCTGGGCGTGTTCCCTCCTCTTGAAAAAATCCTCGGCATTCCGGAAGGTTACAAAGCGCAGTTCGCCCTACTTGCAGGACATCCGCAGTATGCATTCACGCAGATTCCGCCAAGAGATATGCCAGAAATCTTCTGGACATAA
- a CDS encoding bifunctional fructose-bisphosphatase/inositol-phosphate phosphatase, whose protein sequence is MDPTEFLFVCDKVAPMVEEALAPLIGTEYGAEELCMGADNTPTERLDKIAEDIILAVFRSRKVCRALLSEEAGMVQDIGGESGIAYLDPVDGSFNTGVGIPFYALSIGLSDGEKMVAGYVRNLANCETFTAIRGKGAFLNGKPIRVSKKTELNVSAMSIYARAPELIALLDKGLRARRGRKFGASALELCYVACGRIEGFLDLRNTLRITDAAAGMFICEEAGGIVTSPDGSPVSFPDDVCSGRKLLAANPAIHKLVSDIVRLE, encoded by the coding sequence ATGGATCCGACAGAGTTTCTTTTTGTTTGCGACAAAGTTGCCCCCATGGTCGAGGAAGCTCTTGCTCCTCTGATTGGGACAGAGTATGGTGCTGAAGAGCTCTGTATGGGTGCGGATAATACGCCGACCGAACGCCTTGACAAAATCGCCGAGGACATCATTCTCGCGGTGTTTCGATCACGTAAAGTCTGTCGTGCTCTTCTTTCGGAAGAGGCAGGTATGGTCCAGGATATCGGCGGGGAGTCAGGCATCGCTTATCTCGATCCGGTGGACGGATCGTTCAATACCGGTGTTGGCATCCCCTTTTACGCACTGTCAATAGGACTTTCCGACGGCGAGAAGATGGTTGCCGGTTATGTTCGAAATCTTGCAAACTGCGAAACCTTCACGGCAATCCGTGGGAAAGGCGCATTCCTGAATGGAAAACCCATTCGCGTATCGAAAAAGACCGAACTAAACGTTTCTGCGATGAGCATTTATGCCCGTGCTCCCGAACTCATTGCTCTTCTGGATAAAGGTCTTCGTGCCAGAAGGGGAAGAAAATTCGGCGCATCGGCGCTTGAACTATGTTATGTCGCCTGCGGGAGGATCGAAGGATTTCTGGATCTCAGGAATACTCTTCGAATTACCGACGCCGCAGCGGGAATGTTCATCTGCGAGGAGGCCGGTGGGATCGTAACCTCGCCTGACGGATCTCCGGTATCTTTTCCAGACGACGTTTGTTCCGGCCGAAAGCTTCTCGCCGCAAACCCGGCGATCCATAAATTAGTTTCAGATATCGTGAGGCTCGAATGA
- a CDS encoding phosphatidylglycerol lysyltransferase domain-containing protein: MKKTDFKKITLADKRLIDDYFRRFPQYHSEHNFLTLLCWEHYSHCEYAVINDHLILSNMTCGQCTCHAPVGEFDPALFEELLQFAKKHTGDCAVTFHEDKYLPYMKLYHPETPVYQSRGCSDYYYRTKELAKLAGQKYLNIRKQINQFNTKYQYTVDPIILESIPEIHEMLDKWSDAKNTDTNSVLDEEVGAAHAALDKWTELECEGLIIRILPKNKIGAIAIWGEMNNETAVIHFEKGISQYKGIYKVINQETAKTLLGKYSWINRESDMDVPGLREAKLRYHPEKCAKIWYIKRKEIL, encoded by the coding sequence ATGAAAAAAACTGATTTCAAAAAAATAACGCTCGCTGACAAACGCCTTATCGACGACTACTTCCGGCGATTTCCTCAGTATCACTCGGAACACAACTTTCTCACTCTTCTCTGCTGGGAGCATTACTCCCATTGCGAATATGCCGTGATAAATGATCACCTGATACTTTCCAACATGACCTGCGGACAATGCACATGTCATGCACCAGTCGGTGAATTCGACCCGGCATTATTCGAAGAACTCCTGCAGTTCGCCAAAAAACATACAGGTGACTGCGCAGTTACCTTCCATGAAGACAAATATCTCCCGTACATGAAACTCTATCATCCTGAAACGCCCGTGTATCAATCACGCGGCTGCAGCGATTACTATTACAGAACAAAAGAGCTTGCAAAACTTGCCGGACAAAAATACCTCAACATCCGAAAACAGATCAACCAGTTCAATACCAAATACCAGTACACTGTTGATCCAATCATCCTGGAAAGCATTCCAGAGATTCATGAGATGCTCGATAAATGGAGCGACGCCAAAAACACCGATACGAACTCAGTTCTCGATGAAGAAGTGGGAGCCGCGCACGCCGCATTGGATAAATGGACTGAACTTGAATGTGAAGGGCTGATCATCCGCATCCTTCCCAAAAACAAAATAGGGGCCATTGCCATTTGGGGCGAGATGAATAACGAGACTGCCGTCATCCATTTTGAGAAAGGCATCTCGCAGTACAAAGGCATCTATAAAGTCATCAACCAGGAGACCGCGAAAACACTATTAGGGAAATACAGCTGGATAAACCGCGAGTCCGACATGGATGTTCCCGGACTTCGCGAGGCAAAACTCCGGTATCATCCCGAGAAATGTGCGAAGATCTGGTACATCAAACGAAAAGAGATCCTTTAA
- a CDS encoding NAD(P)/FAD-dependent oxidoreductase, which produces MKEAYDVLVVGGGPGGALAAKAAAEQGLSVLLVEKRPAIGAPVRCAEGIGKEALAEFIEPDPKWIAADLDKAILVGPDGTKFTIGDNHSGGKVGYVLDRKVFDRELVWQAAEAGAEIQVHARASAPIMIDGKLSGAVIHQHGKTYEVRAKVIIAADGVESKFAKWAGINTTVPLAELETCAQYIVNDIDIDERANLFYFSYTDAPWGYIWVFPKGHRCANVGIGIGGTKSGEGHRARDYLDRFIAREFPNGKVTELIVGGVSVCKPLDCTVADNLIIVGDAARLSDPITGGGIYNAMYTGKLAGEVASSALKKGDTSKKALMVYDKTWREGPLGHALARNYAVKEAFIKMDDAKFNSIVHSMTDLSLDEITVKSLVIVIFKANPWLALELPRLLMTL; this is translated from the coding sequence ATGAAGGAAGCATACGATGTTTTAGTTGTCGGCGGAGGTCCGGGAGGAGCTCTTGCAGCCAAAGCTGCCGCTGAACAGGGATTGTCTGTCCTCCTCGTCGAAAAACGTCCGGCGATCGGCGCTCCCGTTCGCTGTGCGGAAGGTATCGGCAAGGAAGCACTGGCCGAATTTATCGAACCCGACCCGAAGTGGATCGCGGCCGATCTCGACAAAGCTATACTGGTAGGACCCGATGGAACGAAGTTCACGATCGGCGACAATCATTCCGGCGGTAAAGTGGGCTACGTTCTCGACAGAAAAGTCTTCGACCGTGAACTTGTCTGGCAGGCAGCCGAGGCAGGAGCCGAGATCCAGGTCCACGCACGCGCCTCTGCCCCGATCATGATCGACGGAAAACTCTCCGGAGCCGTGATCCACCAGCATGGAAAAACCTACGAGGTCCGGGCAAAAGTAATAATTGCAGCCGACGGTGTCGAGTCGAAGTTTGCCAAGTGGGCCGGCATCAATACAACTGTCCCTCTGGCCGAGCTTGAAACCTGCGCCCAGTACATTGTCAACGATATCGATATCGATGAGCGTGCCAATCTGTTTTATTTTTCATATACGGACGCTCCGTGGGGCTACATCTGGGTTTTCCCGAAGGGACACCGGTGTGCCAACGTAGGTATTGGTATTGGCGGTACAAAGTCCGGCGAAGGCCACCGTGCAAGGGATTACCTCGACCGGTTCATTGCCCGCGAGTTCCCGAATGGAAAAGTCACCGAGCTGATTGTTGGTGGTGTTTCGGTCTGTAAACCGCTGGACTGCACGGTCGCCGACAATCTTATCATCGTCGGGGACGCTGCCCGTCTTTCCGATCCGATCACCGGCGGAGGAATCTACAATGCGATGTACACCGGAAAGCTTGCCGGCGAAGTCGCCTCATCTGCGCTGAAAAAAGGCGATACCTCCAAGAAAGCCCTGATGGTTTATGATAAGACCTGGCGCGAAGGCCCTCTTGGTCATGCACTTGCAAGAAATTATGCGGTAAAAGAAGCTTTCATCAAAATGGATGATGCAAAGTTCAACTCTATCGTCCATTCGATGACCGATCTATCTCTTGACGAAATCACGGTGAAATCCCTTGTTATTGTTATATTCAAGGCAAATCCCTGGCTCGCTCTCGAGCTACCTCGTTTGCTTATGACCCTCTAA
- a CDS encoding phosphoesterase produces MVKSADTKNGTNKQTLQEKIVGRTTNIVHLTHNDLDAAGSDAICRMAFGNEIFTLFSSVGRFGWFLAQVGGCNGKGDTLIISDLGYQNGVEDQIRKTHAAGWVIQWYDHHKWTEPEKKRVQPFVQTLIVDTTKCATGVVASVVAKDNKSAREVAGVVCDYDLWKHQDPRSAKLGIVTSKQENLRLIRDKLSQGIIIDDEVSRIFEKIEHDKNKCMKKSIKAAKIFRGKYTIAVMPANGYPSETSAEARRQLGTDIELLVFDTGKFSLRSVPEISHLIAREFGGGGHPNASGGSFNYTWKEKWMLKLFKKVSQKDKFITAAESL; encoded by the coding sequence ATGGTTAAGAGCGCCGATACAAAAAACGGAACCAATAAACAGACCCTTCAGGAAAAAATCGTCGGGCGAACCACAAATATCGTCCACCTGACGCACAACGACTTGGACGCCGCAGGGTCAGACGCGATCTGCCGGATGGCATTCGGCAATGAAATCTTCACGCTCTTCTCATCCGTCGGCCGGTTCGGCTGGTTTCTCGCGCAGGTAGGCGGGTGCAACGGGAAAGGAGATACCCTGATAATCAGCGACCTCGGCTATCAGAACGGCGTCGAAGATCAGATACGAAAAACCCATGCCGCGGGATGGGTCATTCAGTGGTATGACCACCACAAATGGACCGAGCCTGAGAAAAAACGGGTCCAGCCATTTGTCCAGACCCTCATCGTGGACACGACGAAATGTGCGACCGGGGTTGTGGCCTCGGTCGTTGCCAAAGATAACAAAAGCGCACGCGAGGTCGCAGGCGTCGTCTGCGATTACGATCTCTGGAAACATCAGGACCCGCGATCTGCCAAACTCGGAATCGTCACCTCGAAACAGGAAAACCTCAGACTCATCCGGGACAAACTTTCCCAAGGCATCATCATCGACGACGAAGTTTCCCGCATCTTTGAAAAAATCGAGCACGATAAAAACAAGTGCATGAAAAAAAGTATCAAGGCCGCAAAAATATTCCGGGGAAAATACACCATCGCCGTTATGCCGGCCAACGGTTATCCAAGCGAGACCTCAGCAGAAGCACGCAGGCAGCTTGGGACCGACATCGAACTCCTCGTCTTCGACACAGGCAAATTCTCCCTGCGCAGCGTTCCGGAAATCAGCCACCTCATCGCCAGAGAGTTCGGGGGAGGGGGACATCCCAACGCATCGGGAGGAAGTTTCAACTACACCTGGAAAGAGAAGTGGATGCTTAAACTCTTCAAAAAAGTCTCCCAGAAAGACAAATTCATTACTGCGGCAGAGAGCCTCTGA
- a CDS encoding M23 family metallopeptidase, which translates to MNELEPIIVEFPLRGEWLSPTTPETKIPSHGTNRFGTRYAYDFIQVDWKRKGNPAYRVSFLHYLIFGVSLKDYYCWGQNVYAPCDGIVVQAEDGYEERAKTNLFSDIANAYKNAHSFDPEKDDAQIIAGNYIILKCGENVYAALVHLQKGSVQVSVGQTINKGDLIGRVGHSGNSFAPHLHFQLMDKSNIATANGLPCAFEKYEVCKNGEWKSVSNGIPTDKDRIRFCPQ; encoded by the coding sequence ATGAACGAGCTTGAACCGATAATTGTGGAGTTTCCTTTGAGGGGAGAATGGCTCTCTCCAACAACACCCGAGACCAAAATCCCAAGCCACGGCACGAACCGGTTCGGAACGAGGTATGCGTATGACTTCATACAGGTGGATTGGAAGAGAAAGGGCAATCCCGCATATCGCGTGAGTTTCCTTCACTATTTGATTTTCGGGGTTTCCTTAAAGGACTACTACTGCTGGGGCCAAAACGTGTATGCACCGTGTGACGGGATCGTTGTTCAGGCAGAGGACGGTTATGAAGAACGGGCTAAAACGAATCTGTTTTCGGACATCGCCAACGCCTACAAAAATGCGCATTCCTTCGATCCGGAAAAAGATGATGCACAAATAATTGCGGGCAACTATATCATTCTGAAATGTGGCGAAAACGTGTATGCCGCGCTTGTCCATCTGCAGAAAGGGTCGGTTCAGGTCTCCGTTGGACAGACCATCAACAAAGGGGACTTGATCGGAAGAGTGGGCCACTCCGGCAATTCGTTTGCTCCGCATCTGCATTTTCAGCTTATGGATAAAAGCAATATCGCGACGGCAAACGGACTTCCTTGCGCTTTTGAAAAATACGAGGTATGCAAAAACGGCGAGTGGAAATCCGTATCCAACGGGATCCCCACGGACAAAGACAGGATCCGGTTTTGTCCCCAATAA
- a CDS encoding GNAT family N-acetyltransferase yields MPKNEITLSEVRSWNTTEIVDLYRTGGWWDMGWSTDCIAQILQGSFIFIIAHDTQNRAVGMGRIIADGTADGYIQDVVVFPEYRGRGIGERIVATLRRLGSLHGLTWIGLISAPQKESIYLRAGFSEMKNYTPMLFENEKN; encoded by the coding sequence GTGCCAAAAAATGAAATAACCCTTAGCGAAGTCCGTTCGTGGAATACAACCGAAATCGTCGACCTTTATCGAACCGGCGGATGGTGGGACATGGGATGGAGCACAGACTGCATCGCGCAGATACTACAAGGAAGTTTCATCTTCATAATTGCCCACGACACGCAGAATCGCGCAGTTGGAATGGGACGCATCATCGCCGACGGAACAGCAGACGGATACATTCAGGACGTAGTCGTCTTTCCCGAATATCGCGGACGCGGGATTGGAGAGCGCATAGTTGCAACACTTCGACGCCTGGGATCATTGCACGGCCTTACCTGGATCGGACTCATCTCCGCACCCCAAAAAGAATCAATCTACCTCAGAGCAGGCTTCTCTGAAATGAAAAACTACACCCCCATGCTCTTTGAAAATGAAAAAAACTGA